One Glycine max cultivar Williams 82 chromosome 3, Glycine_max_v4.0, whole genome shotgun sequence DNA window includes the following coding sequences:
- the LOC100306147 gene encoding Ras-related protein RABD2a-like (The RefSeq protein has 1 substitution compared to this genomic sequence), whose translation MNPEYDYLFKLLLIGDSGVGKSCLLLRFADDSYIESYISTIGVDFKIRTVEQDGKTIKLQIWDTAGQERFRTITSSYYRGAHGIIIVYDVTDEDSFNNVKQWLSEIDRYASDNVNKLLVGNKSDLTANRVVSYDTAKEFADQIGIPFMETSAKDATNVEDAFMAMSAAIKNRMASQPSANNAKPPTVQIRGQPVGQKSGCCSS comes from the exons ATGAATCCCGAGTA TGACTATCTGTTCAAGCTCCTTCTGATTGGAGACTCTGGTGTTGGTAAATCATGCCTTCTTCTAAGATTTGCT gatgattcatacattgagAGCTACATAAGCACCATCGGAGTTGATTTT AAAATTCGCACTGTTGAGCAGGATGGGAAGACAATTAAACTACAGATT TGGGATACTGCTGGACAAGAACGATTTAGGACAATAACTAGTAGCTACTATCGTGGAGCACATGGAATCATT ATTGTTTATGACGTGACAGATGAAGATAGCTTCAATAATGTGAAGCAATGGCTCAGTGAAATTGACCGCTATGCCAGTGATAATGTTAACAAACTTTTGGTTGGAAACAAGAGTGATCTGACAGCAAATAGAGTTGTCTCATATGACACAGCTAAG GAATTCGCAGATCAAATTGGCATACCTTTCATGGAAACAAGTGCAAAAGATGCTACAAATGTGGAAGATGCTTTCATGGCCATGTCTGCTGCCATCAAGAATAG AATGGCTAGTCAGCCTTCAGCAAACAATGCAAGGCCTCCAACAGTGCAGATCAGAGGGCAACCTGTTGGACAAAAAAGTGGTTGCTGCTCTTCCTAA